One window of the Natronomonas marina genome contains the following:
- the pepF gene encoding oligoendopeptidase F, producing the protein MSSVPERSDVAEEYTWDLADLFSDDEEWEEAFERVEERLEELEVYEGRVTEDAETLQAVLELRDSIMREVANVAAYARMRSDEDTTDQTYQAFAARAQSLSADASSAASFIEPELQRVDRERIDEFVEANPELAVYDHYFDDVLRMKPHTRSPEIEELLADLSEVTGAAGDVYNMLTNADVEFPSVEVDGEPRRITLSNFTKLQKHPDRGVRRRVYEAFYDEWAEYRNTVGTAYENSVKADSKLARARHYETAREAALDGPNVPADVYDTLVDTVEANLDVLHRHAELKRDCLGVDDLRMWDLYAPLTGEETPDVDYERATEYVVEAVAPLGDAYQSRMAEGLESRWVDVYETANKQSGAYSSGTYDSQPYILMNYQDDIASMYTLAHELGHSMHSELTSDEQPYVYSAYEIFVAEVASTVNEALLTEHLLETVDDEAFRRAVLDEYLERFRSTLFRQTMFASFEHEAHELSAAGEALTPDRLDDLYRGLKSEYYEPAVVDDRIAREWMRIPHFYRAYYVYQYATGISAANAIVDRILEEGEPAAADYREFLRSGSRAYPLELLETAGIDMSSPEPVEAAIGTYDEMVGEYESLR; encoded by the coding sequence ATGAGTTCGGTGCCCGAGCGGAGCGACGTCGCCGAGGAGTACACCTGGGACCTCGCGGACCTCTTTTCCGACGACGAGGAGTGGGAGGAAGCCTTCGAACGCGTCGAGGAACGACTGGAGGAACTGGAAGTCTACGAGGGTCGCGTGACGGAGGACGCCGAGACGCTCCAGGCGGTCCTGGAGCTCCGGGACTCCATCATGCGCGAGGTGGCGAACGTCGCGGCGTACGCCCGGATGCGGAGCGACGAGGACACGACCGACCAGACCTACCAGGCGTTCGCGGCGCGGGCACAGTCGCTGTCGGCCGACGCCTCGAGTGCGGCGAGCTTCATCGAGCCGGAACTCCAGCGGGTCGACCGCGAGCGAATCGACGAGTTCGTCGAGGCCAACCCCGAACTGGCGGTCTACGACCACTACTTCGACGACGTCCTCCGGATGAAGCCCCACACCCGTTCGCCGGAGATCGAGGAACTGCTCGCCGATCTCAGCGAGGTGACGGGCGCCGCCGGCGACGTCTACAACATGCTGACGAACGCGGACGTGGAGTTCCCGAGCGTCGAGGTCGACGGCGAGCCGCGCCGCATCACGCTGTCGAACTTCACGAAGCTCCAGAAACACCCGGACCGGGGCGTCCGTCGGCGGGTCTACGAGGCCTTCTACGACGAGTGGGCGGAGTACCGCAACACGGTCGGGACGGCCTACGAGAACAGCGTGAAGGCCGACTCGAAACTGGCGAGGGCGCGGCACTACGAGACGGCACGCGAGGCGGCGCTGGACGGGCCGAACGTCCCGGCCGACGTCTACGACACCCTGGTCGATACGGTGGAGGCGAACCTGGACGTACTGCACCGCCACGCCGAACTGAAGCGGGACTGTCTCGGCGTCGACGACCTCCGGATGTGGGACCTGTACGCGCCGCTGACCGGCGAGGAGACGCCCGACGTCGACTACGAGCGCGCGACCGAGTACGTCGTCGAGGCGGTCGCGCCGCTCGGCGACGCCTACCAGAGCCGGATGGCCGAGGGGCTCGAATCGCGGTGGGTCGACGTCTACGAGACGGCCAACAAGCAGTCCGGCGCCTACAGCAGCGGCACCTACGACAGCCAGCCGTACATCCTGATGAACTACCAGGACGACATCGCCTCGATGTACACGCTGGCGCACGAACTCGGCCACTCGATGCACTCGGAACTGACGAGCGACGAGCAACCCTACGTCTATTCGGCGTACGAGATATTCGTCGCGGAGGTGGCCTCGACGGTCAACGAGGCGCTCCTGACCGAGCACCTGCTGGAGACGGTCGACGACGAGGCGTTCCGGCGGGCCGTCCTCGACGAGTACCTCGAGCGGTTCCGCTCGACGCTGTTCCGTCAGACCATGTTCGCCTCCTTCGAGCACGAGGCCCACGAGCTATCGGCGGCCGGGGAGGCGCTGACGCCGGACCGGCTGGACGACCTCTACCGGGGCCTCAAGTCGGAGTACTACGAGCCGGCGGTCGTCGACGACCGCATCGCCCGCGAGTGGATGCGCATCCCGCACTTCTACCGCGCGTACTACGTCTACCAGTACGCGACGGGGATCAGCGCGGCCAACGCCATCGTCGACCGCATCCTCGAAGAGGGTGAACCCGCGGCCGCCGACTACCGGGAGTTCCTCCGCTCGGGGTCGCGGGCCTACCCCCTCGAACTACTGGAGACGGCCGGTATCGACATGTCCTCGCCGGAGCCGGTCGAAGCCGCCATCGGGACGTACGACGAGATGGTGGGGGAGTACGAGTCGCTGCGGTAG
- the truA gene encoding tRNA pseudouridine(38-40) synthase TruA produces MRAFRLAYDGTGYRGFQRQPHGETVEDELFEALDRLGVEFEDGTPPSYAAAGRTDAGVSARAQTVAFETPEWLRARALNGELPPAVRAWASADVEEGFHATHDADARAYRYFLFAPAADDGRAAAACEQLSGRHDFRNFTPESRGTVREVTVDVERDGRFLVVDCRAGGFARQMVRRLVSVIEAVAEGRRTVAFLERALDGESLSGPDGIAPAAPEPLVLRSVVYPSVEFEVDAAAAERAREVFEERRRSRLAAARVAGSLATDG; encoded by the coding sequence ATGCGCGCGTTCCGGCTGGCCTACGACGGCACCGGCTACCGCGGCTTCCAGCGCCAGCCACACGGCGAGACCGTCGAGGACGAACTGTTCGAGGCGCTCGACCGCCTCGGCGTAGAGTTCGAGGACGGCACGCCGCCCAGCTACGCGGCGGCGGGCCGGACGGACGCGGGCGTCTCGGCTCGGGCACAGACGGTCGCCTTCGAGACCCCCGAGTGGCTCCGGGCGCGGGCGCTCAACGGTGAGCTACCGCCGGCCGTGCGAGCCTGGGCGTCCGCCGACGTCGAGGAGGGGTTCCACGCCACCCACGACGCCGACGCGCGGGCCTACCGCTACTTCCTGTTCGCGCCGGCGGCCGACGACGGGCGCGCGGCGGCGGCCTGCGAGCAGCTCTCGGGGCGGCACGACTTCCGGAACTTCACGCCCGAGTCGAGGGGCACCGTCAGAGAGGTGACCGTCGACGTCGAGCGGGACGGACGGTTCCTCGTCGTCGACTGTCGGGCCGGCGGGTTCGCCCGGCAGATGGTCCGGCGGCTGGTGTCGGTCATCGAGGCGGTGGCCGAGGGCCGCCGGACGGTCGCGTTCCTCGAGCGGGCGCTCGACGGGGAGTCGCTGTCGGGACCGGACGGCATCGCTCCCGCCGCGCCGGAGCCGCTCGTGTTGCGGTCGGTCGTCTATCCGTCGGTCGAGTTCGAGGTCGACGCCGCGGCCGCCGAGCGTGCCCGCGAGGTCTTCGAGGAACGGCGCCGGAGCCGACTGGCCGCCGCGAGGGTCGCCGGAAGCCTGGCGACCGACGGGTGA
- a CDS encoding DUF7534 family protein gives MSRSRSSRFLAVEGLLIVLGFTIAAQVSPPDPYSQILGTLVILLVTLPLSYWLVYERDVLS, from the coding sequence ATGAGCCGGTCGCGCTCGTCTCGATTCCTCGCAGTCGAGGGGCTACTGATCGTGCTCGGGTTCACGATTGCGGCCCAGGTGTCGCCACCGGACCCCTACTCGCAGATACTCGGGACGCTCGTGATCCTCCTGGTGACGCTGCCGCTGTCGTACTGGCTCGTCTACGAGCGGGACGTACTGTCCTGA
- the hisS gene encoding histidine--tRNA ligase: protein MYDGLKGFRDFYPGEMSARREVIDTLEETARRYGFREIGTPALERTEMYVDKSGEEIVEELYAFEDRGGREVAMTPELTPTVARMVVARQGALAEPIKWFSTRPFWRYEQVQQGRFREFYQTNVDIFGTEEPEADAEVLAFAADALTSLGLTGEDFEFRVSHRDILGGLLESLDSDIDTAAAIRAVDKSEKIDDEAYHDLLVEAGLDYAEAEDFDEVLATDDLEDLVAFAGTERVESAVENLRAVLEAAADFGAREYCEVSLSTARGLDYYTGVVFECFDSTGEVSRSVFGGGRYDDLIESFGGQPTPAVGVAPGLAPLSLLCQRAGVWPEEAPSTDYYVLTVGDTRAVAADIARQLRELGHVVETDLTTRGFGDQLSYADGINAETVVVVGEQDLAEDAVTIKDMASGDQTQVPLEEFPPEEGRPTYEDYE, encoded by the coding sequence ATGTACGACGGTCTGAAGGGGTTCCGAGATTTCTACCCCGGCGAGATGTCGGCCCGGCGGGAGGTCATCGACACGCTGGAGGAGACGGCCCGGCGGTACGGCTTCCGCGAGATCGGGACGCCCGCCCTCGAGCGGACGGAGATGTACGTCGACAAGTCCGGCGAGGAAATCGTCGAGGAACTGTACGCCTTCGAGGACAGGGGTGGCCGGGAGGTGGCGATGACGCCGGAGTTGACGCCGACGGTCGCCCGGATGGTCGTCGCCCGCCAGGGCGCGCTGGCCGAGCCCATCAAGTGGTTCTCGACGCGGCCGTTCTGGCGGTACGAGCAGGTCCAGCAGGGTCGCTTCCGGGAGTTCTACCAGACGAACGTCGACATCTTCGGGACCGAGGAGCCGGAGGCCGACGCCGAGGTGCTGGCCTTCGCGGCCGACGCCCTGACGTCGCTGGGGCTGACCGGCGAGGACTTCGAGTTCCGGGTCTCCCACCGCGACATCCTCGGTGGGCTGCTGGAGTCGCTCGACAGCGACATCGACACGGCCGCGGCCATCCGCGCGGTCGACAAGAGCGAGAAGATAGACGACGAGGCGTACCACGACCTGCTGGTCGAGGCGGGGTTGGACTACGCGGAGGCGGAGGACTTCGACGAGGTGCTGGCGACGGACGACCTCGAGGACCTCGTGGCCTTCGCGGGGACCGAGCGGGTCGAGTCCGCCGTCGAGAACCTCCGGGCCGTCCTCGAGGCGGCGGCGGACTTCGGCGCCCGCGAGTACTGTGAGGTGTCGCTGTCGACCGCCCGGGGGCTGGACTACTACACCGGCGTCGTCTTCGAGTGTTTCGACTCGACGGGCGAGGTGTCGCGGTCGGTGTTCGGCGGCGGCCGCTACGACGACCTCATCGAGTCCTTCGGCGGCCAGCCGACGCCCGCGGTCGGGGTCGCGCCGGGGCTGGCGCCGCTGTCGCTGCTCTGTCAGCGCGCCGGCGTCTGGCCCGAGGAGGCGCCGTCGACGGACTACTACGTGCTGACGGTCGGGGACACGCGGGCGGTCGCGGCCGACATCGCCCGACAGCTCCGCGAGTTGGGCCACGTCGTCGAGACGGACCTGACGACGCGGGGGTTCGGCGACCAGCTATCCTACGCCGACGGCATCAACGCCGAGACGGTCGTCGTGGTCGGCGAGCAGGACCTCGCCGAGGACGCGGTTACGATCAAGGACATGGCGTCGGGCGACCAGACGCAGGTACCCCTCGAGGAGTTCCCGCCCGAGGAGGGCCGGCCGACCTACGAGGACTACGAGTAA
- a CDS encoding DUF5808 domain-containing protein, producing the protein MPDKPKSGELFGVPYNFEKPSLGRMMSAYWQPDEGMLVEKPFGVGYTLNLANWRSWVVLAVAGALFYQQQQSGEEFDDEAADDPVEVVVDD; encoded by the coding sequence ATGCCCGACAAACCGAAGTCCGGCGAACTGTTCGGTGTTCCGTACAACTTCGAGAAGCCGTCGCTCGGGCGGATGATGTCCGCCTACTGGCAACCGGACGAGGGAATGCTGGTCGAGAAGCCGTTCGGCGTCGGCTACACGCTCAACCTGGCGAACTGGCGCTCGTGGGTCGTCCTGGCCGTCGCCGGCGCGCTCTTCTACCAGCAACAGCAGTCCGGCGAGGAGTTCGACGACGAGGCGGCCGACGATCCGGTCGAGGTCGTCGTGGACGACTAG
- a CDS encoding bifunctional N(6)-L-threonylcarbamoyladenine synthase/serine/threonine protein kinase has translation MTRVLGVEGTAWCASAAVFDVETDDVLIESDAYAPASGGIHPREAAEHMREAVPSVVEDVLETVREEYGPPAEALDAVAFSRGPGLGPCLRIVGTAARALAGSLDVPLVGVNHMVAHLEIGRHRSGFDSPVCLNASGANAHVLGYRDGRYRVLGETMDTGVGNAIDKFTRHVGWSHPGGPKVEAHARDGEYVELPYVVKGMDFSFAGITSAAKQAVDDGVPVDDVCRGLEETVFAMLTEVSERALSLTGTDELVLGGGVGQNARLRGMLSTMCEERGADFYAPEARFLRDNAGMIAVLGAKMYEAGDTVAVDESRVRPDFRPDQVPVTWRDGAGVAAPAPDDERVQGAEAVVEFDPPEQVDKRRLPKSYRHAELDDRLRRRRTRTEARLTSEARRLGVPTPVVYDVDPPEGRLRLEYVGGADLRDALTESRIRAVGRHLARCHEAGFVHGDPTPRNVRVGRPGDAAAEGRVYLIDFGLGYYTDDVEDYAMDLHVFEGAVGGTADDAAELLSAFEDAYATVGDERVVEQLREIEGRGRYQ, from the coding sequence GTGACCCGGGTGCTCGGCGTCGAGGGAACCGCCTGGTGTGCCAGTGCGGCCGTCTTCGACGTCGAGACCGACGACGTTCTCATCGAGTCCGACGCCTACGCCCCCGCCAGCGGCGGCATTCACCCGCGCGAGGCGGCCGAGCACATGCGCGAGGCGGTGCCGTCGGTCGTCGAGGACGTGCTGGAGACGGTCCGTGAGGAGTACGGGCCCCCGGCCGAGGCGCTGGACGCCGTCGCCTTCTCGCGTGGTCCCGGTCTCGGCCCGTGTCTCCGCATCGTCGGGACCGCCGCGCGGGCGCTGGCGGGGTCGCTGGACGTGCCGCTCGTCGGCGTCAACCACATGGTCGCCCACCTCGAGATCGGCCGCCACCGCTCGGGGTTCGACTCGCCGGTCTGTCTGAACGCCTCCGGCGCGAACGCCCACGTCCTCGGCTACCGCGACGGCCGCTACCGGGTGCTGGGCGAGACGATGGACACCGGCGTCGGCAACGCCATCGACAAGTTCACGCGTCACGTCGGCTGGAGCCACCCCGGCGGCCCGAAGGTCGAAGCACACGCCCGCGACGGCGAGTACGTCGAGTTGCCCTACGTCGTCAAGGGGATGGACTTCTCGTTCGCGGGCATCACCTCGGCGGCCAAGCAGGCGGTCGACGACGGCGTCCCCGTCGACGACGTCTGTCGCGGCCTCGAGGAGACGGTCTTTGCGATGCTGACGGAGGTCAGCGAACGGGCGCTGTCGCTTACGGGGACCGACGAACTCGTCCTCGGCGGCGGCGTCGGGCAGAACGCCCGCCTCCGCGGGATGCTCTCGACGATGTGCGAGGAGCGCGGCGCCGACTTCTACGCGCCCGAGGCGCGATTCCTCCGGGACAACGCCGGCATGATAGCGGTGCTGGGCGCGAAGATGTACGAGGCCGGCGACACGGTCGCGGTCGACGAGTCCCGCGTGCGGCCGGACTTCCGGCCCGACCAGGTGCCGGTCACCTGGCGGGACGGCGCGGGCGTCGCCGCCCCCGCCCCGGACGACGAGCGCGTCCAGGGCGCCGAGGCCGTCGTCGAGTTCGACCCCCCCGAGCAGGTCGACAAGCGCCGGCTCCCGAAGTCCTACCGGCACGCCGAGTTGGACGACAGGCTCCGTCGCCGGCGGACCCGCACGGAGGCCCGCCTGACGAGCGAGGCCCGGCGTCTCGGCGTCCCGACGCCCGTCGTCTACGACGTCGACCCGCCGGAGGGACGGCTCCGACTGGAGTACGTCGGCGGCGCCGACCTCCGGGACGCGCTGACTGAATCGCGGATCCGGGCGGTCGGGCGGCACCTCGCGCGGTGTCACGAGGCTGGCTTCGTCCACGGCGACCCGACGCCGCGGAACGTCCGGGTCGGTCGTCCGGGCGACGCCGCTGCCGAGGGACGGGTCTACCTCATCGACTTCGGTCTCGGCTACTACACCGACGACGTCGAGGACTACGCGATGGACCTCCACGTCTTCGAGGGCGCCGTCGGCGGGACGGCCGACGACGCGGCCGAGTTGCTGTCGGCGTTCGAGGACGCTTACGCGACGGTCGGCGACGAGCGCGTCGTCGAGCAGTTGCGCGAGATAGAGGGCCGCGGCCGGTACCAGTGA
- a CDS encoding 30S ribosomal protein S27ae — translation MARYEFYNEDGTTDREQCPRCGDTFLGDYGDRQHCGKCGYTEFE, via the coding sequence ATGGCCCGCTACGAGTTCTACAACGAGGACGGCACCACGGACCGCGAGCAGTGCCCCCGGTGTGGCGACACCTTCCTGGGCGACTACGGCGACCGCCAGCACTGCGGGAAGTGCGGCTACACCGAGTTCGAGTAG
- a CDS encoding 30S ribosomal protein S24e, producing MDVEIIEEDENPMLHRTDVRFQLTHDEATPSRLSVRDSLAAKLNKDAGEVVVHKLDTKYGMRKTVGYAKVYDSAEAAEDVEQEHMLERNKITADEEEAEGEAEEA from the coding sequence ATGGACGTCGAAATAATCGAGGAAGACGAGAACCCGATGTTGCACCGGACGGACGTCCGGTTCCAGCTGACCCACGACGAGGCGACGCCCTCCCGGCTCTCCGTTCGTGACTCGCTGGCCGCGAAACTGAACAAGGACGCCGGCGAGGTGGTCGTCCACAAACTCGACACCAAGTACGGCATGCGAAAGACCGTCGGCTACGCGAAGGTCTACGACAGCGCCGAGGCCGCCGAGGACGTCGAGCAGGAGCACATGCTCGAGCGCAACAAGATCACCGCCGACGAGGAAGAGGCCGAGGGCGAGGCGGAGGAGGCGTAG
- a CDS encoding CocE/NonD family hydrolase has product MFESDGDSGVSRRSVLRSAAASTAGLSLVGSAEAQEFVPDEPAPGPTVTFLGFDCDPSREEFYTEVSREPTHEFGTEETVELESGRDGEKIQIGVLWPDLDEGETAPVILRATPYISDLRGSSVRDCIRTRRLAENYVQQGYAVAAVAVRGTGGSGGCMELMGPNEQADIDQAVTWLGEHDDSNENVAIIGRSYDGTTPWMAARKGNPYLSTVVPFSGVPDVHELMYKRGAPEQRGYGVLTGLYYLISLAEHTPFSGTGLRTYLSRAQCPDNYAVGTLWALYAGATGEYDPSGYWTSRVLKPGVARNYDGSVLMVHGLQDWNVDPSQVYPWTKALREAGVKTHVYFGQFAHRYPDDGRIKNNDDEMTSAFNPDWADFLLKWFESELKGRDPEAIDDVIPAETDPSTPTDPFDARVHAQSSAGEWYGADEWPPVEAESSAFYLGTDGDLRTEPSEETGQGTVYVDPSQSSNPQPGCRACVTFESDPVESDLRFAGEPTVDVTVTPTGPASHLTAHVYAVDEGGATERVGWGQVDLRYAQDGPEAGTVVPGQELDVSLPIEPLDATVEAGQRLAVVLSQGTAAGRVQSPTPTPTFVETGGDNALHLRSWGADLPVPEGPRTPTGTREVGSSVYTGGQTSRQTVTVEAPTEAPVEDVVPASWTVYAEESPAVESVETDGSVKRVRFADPASGSTTYQYLLEAPSGAGETNYYQFGPAEIRVDGAWKSVSGTGGEAFVVGPSA; this is encoded by the coding sequence ATGTTCGAGTCCGACGGGGACAGTGGCGTATCACGACGGTCGGTACTGCGCTCGGCGGCGGCTTCGACGGCGGGCCTCTCGCTGGTCGGGTCGGCGGAGGCCCAGGAGTTCGTCCCGGACGAACCCGCACCGGGACCGACGGTGACGTTCCTGGGGTTCGACTGCGATCCGAGCCGCGAGGAGTTCTACACCGAGGTATCGCGGGAGCCGACACACGAGTTCGGCACCGAGGAGACGGTCGAACTCGAGAGCGGCCGGGACGGCGAGAAGATACAGATCGGCGTCCTCTGGCCGGACCTCGACGAGGGCGAGACGGCGCCGGTCATCCTCCGGGCGACGCCGTACATCAGCGACCTGCGGGGCAGTTCGGTCCGGGACTGCATCCGCACCCGACGGCTGGCGGAGAACTACGTCCAGCAGGGCTACGCCGTCGCGGCGGTGGCCGTCCGGGGCACTGGCGGCTCCGGCGGCTGTATGGAGCTGATGGGACCGAACGAGCAGGCCGACATCGACCAGGCGGTGACCTGGCTCGGCGAGCACGACGACTCCAACGAGAACGTCGCTATCATCGGCCGCTCGTACGACGGCACGACGCCGTGGATGGCCGCCCGGAAGGGCAACCCGTATCTGTCGACCGTCGTTCCCTTCAGCGGCGTCCCCGACGTCCACGAACTGATGTACAAGCGGGGCGCACCGGAACAGCGGGGTTACGGCGTTCTCACGGGGCTGTACTACCTCATCTCGCTGGCCGAACACACGCCGTTCTCGGGGACGGGCCTCCGCACCTACCTCTCGCGGGCACAGTGTCCGGACAACTACGCCGTCGGGACGCTGTGGGCGCTGTACGCCGGCGCGACCGGCGAGTACGACCCTAGCGGCTACTGGACCTCGCGGGTGCTCAAGCCCGGCGTGGCCCGCAACTACGACGGCAGCGTCCTGATGGTCCACGGCCTGCAGGACTGGAACGTCGACCCCTCGCAGGTGTACCCCTGGACGAAGGCGCTGCGGGAGGCCGGCGTGAAGACCCACGTCTACTTCGGGCAGTTCGCCCACCGCTACCCCGACGACGGCCGCATCAAGAACAACGACGACGAGATGACCTCGGCGTTCAACCCCGACTGGGCCGACTTCCTGCTGAAGTGGTTCGAGAGCGAACTGAAGGGCCGCGACCCGGAGGCTATCGACGACGTGATTCCGGCGGAGACGGACCCCTCGACCCCGACGGACCCCTTCGACGCGCGGGTCCACGCCCAGAGTTCCGCCGGCGAGTGGTACGGCGCCGACGAGTGGCCGCCCGTCGAGGCCGAGTCGTCGGCGTTCTACCTGGGCACCGACGGCGACCTGCGGACCGAGCCGAGCGAGGAGACCGGCCAGGGGACGGTCTACGTCGACCCGAGTCAATCGTCCAACCCCCAGCCCGGCTGTCGGGCCTGCGTCACCTTCGAATCCGACCCCGTCGAGTCAGACCTCCGCTTCGCTGGCGAACCGACCGTGGATGTCACCGTGACGCCGACCGGCCCGGCCAGCCACCTCACGGCGCACGTCTACGCGGTCGACGAGGGCGGCGCGACCGAACGGGTCGGCTGGGGACAGGTCGACCTCCGGTACGCCCAGGACGGCCCGGAGGCGGGCACCGTCGTCCCCGGGCAGGAACTCGACGTCAGCCTCCCAATCGAGCCGCTGGACGCCACCGTCGAGGCGGGCCAGCGACTCGCGGTCGTCCTCAGCCAGGGGACCGCGGCCGGCCGCGTGCAGTCGCCGACGCCGACGCCGACGTTCGTCGAGACGGGCGGCGACAACGCCCTGCACCTCCGGTCGTGGGGCGCAGACCTGCCGGTCCCCGAGGGACCCCGGACCCCGACCGGAACCCGCGAGGTCGGTTCCTCCGTCTACACCGGCGGGCAGACCAGCCGCCAGACGGTCACCGTCGAGGCGCCGACGGAGGCCCCCGTCGAGGACGTCGTGCCGGCGTCGTGGACGGTCTACGCCGAGGAGAGTCCGGCCGTCGAGAGCGTCGAGACGGACGGCAGCGTCAAGCGGGTCCGGTTCGCCGACCCCGCCAGCGGCTCGACGACCTACCAGTACCTGCTGGAGGCGCCCTCGGGCGCGGGCGAGACGAACTACTACCAGTTCGGCCCGGCGGAGATACGGGTCGACGGCGCCTGGAAGTCCGTGAGCGGGACGGGCGGCGAGGCCTTCGTCGTCGGTCCCTCGGCCTGA
- a CDS encoding GTP-dependent dephospho-CoA kinase family protein — translation MAEVVLELPDSLRGELKEPLGPVYTDAEVLYGDATAPIVAVGDIVTYHLLEAGHRPDVALVDGKTKRERVEREILDAIDGFDHRIEVENPPATLTEELLSALVDAVGREGSVVITVRGEEDLAALPAVVAAPDGASVVYGQPDEGMVLASVDEELRVRCRELLAAMDGDYDRLSAILAA, via the coding sequence ATGGCCGAGGTCGTCCTCGAACTCCCGGATTCGCTCCGCGGCGAACTGAAGGAGCCGCTCGGCCCCGTCTACACCGACGCCGAGGTCCTGTACGGGGACGCGACCGCCCCCATCGTCGCCGTCGGCGACATCGTCACCTACCACCTGCTGGAGGCGGGCCACCGTCCCGACGTCGCGCTGGTGGACGGCAAGACGAAACGCGAGCGGGTCGAACGCGAGATACTCGACGCCATCGACGGCTTCGACCACCGGATCGAGGTCGAGAACCCGCCCGCGACGCTGACCGAGGAGTTGCTTTCGGCGCTGGTCGACGCCGTCGGCCGCGAGGGCTCGGTCGTCATCACCGTCCGCGGCGAGGAGGACCTCGCCGCGCTGCCGGCCGTGGTCGCCGCACCCGACGGCGCCTCGGTCGTCTACGGGCAGCCCGACGAGGGGATGGTGCTTGCGAGCGTCGACGAGGAACTCCGCGTCCGGTGTCGAGAGCTGCTCGCGGCGATGGACGGCGACTACGACCGGCTTTCAGCCATCCTCGCCGCCTGA
- the spt4 gene encoding transcription elongation factor subunit Spt4 — MADRLVCRDCHRVLEVDDGEQCPACGSNSLTEDWAGYVVIAHPEKSEIAKEMEVTEPGRYALKVR, encoded by the coding sequence ATGGCCGACCGGCTGGTGTGTCGGGACTGCCACCGCGTGCTCGAGGTCGACGACGGCGAGCAGTGTCCCGCCTGCGGCTCGAACTCGCTGACCGAGGACTGGGCCGGCTACGTCGTCATCGCCCACCCCGAGAAGAGCGAGATCGCAAAGGAGATGGAGGTCACCGAGCCGGGCCGGTACGCGCTGAAGGTCCGGTAA
- a CDS encoding DNA-directed RNA polymerase, protein MYKRVRLKDTVEVPPRHLADVSPGLVKRLLQDKLEGRMDEEVGSVVSVTEVHDIGDGAVLPNRPGVYYEAEFDAVTFDPQMQEVVDGEVVEVVNFGAFVGIGPVDGLLHVSQISDEYLAYDEENQQLASRDSNRVLSVGDAVRARIVTKSIDERNPRDSKIGLTAKQPGLGKHGWLEEERQRREAQAGD, encoded by the coding sequence ATGTACAAACGGGTACGACTCAAGGACACGGTCGAGGTGCCGCCCAGACACCTCGCTGATGTGTCGCCGGGGCTTGTCAAGCGGCTGCTGCAGGACAAGCTCGAAGGACGGATGGACGAGGAGGTCGGGAGCGTCGTCTCCGTAACGGAGGTCCACGACATCGGTGACGGGGCCGTACTCCCGAACCGGCCGGGCGTCTACTACGAGGCGGAGTTCGACGCCGTCACGTTCGACCCACAGATGCAGGAGGTCGTCGACGGCGAGGTCGTCGAGGTCGTCAACTTCGGCGCCTTCGTCGGCATCGGTCCCGTGGACGGACTCCTCCACGTCTCGCAGATATCCGACGAGTACCTCGCCTACGACGAGGAGAACCAGCAGCTGGCCTCGCGGGACTCCAACCGCGTGCTGAGCGTCGGCGACGCCGTCCGGGCGCGCATCGTCACGAAGAGCATCGACGAGCGGAACCCCCGCGATTCGAAGATCGGGCTGACCGCGAAACAGCCCGGCCTCGGCAAGCACGGCTGGCTCGAGGAGGAACGACAGCGCCGCGAGGCGCAGGCGGGTGATTAG
- a CDS encoding DUF188 domain-containing protein has protein sequence MRVVLDTNALMAPVEVDVRIFEELDRLLGDYEAVVPEAVLSELDALADGAGEAATAASVGADLARRECDVVEHDADYADDAVVELGREAAYAVTSDMPLRERLLEANVPVISLRGRTKFEITEP, from the coding sequence ATGAGAGTCGTGCTCGACACGAACGCACTCATGGCGCCGGTCGAGGTCGACGTCCGGATCTTCGAGGAGCTCGACCGGCTGCTCGGCGACTACGAGGCCGTCGTCCCCGAGGCGGTGCTGTCGGAACTGGACGCCTTGGCCGACGGCGCCGGCGAGGCGGCGACGGCGGCGAGCGTCGGGGCCGACCTGGCCCGCCGGGAGTGCGACGTCGTCGAGCACGACGCCGATTACGCGGACGACGCGGTCGTGGAACTCGGCCGCGAGGCGGCGTATGCGGTCACGAGCGACATGCCGCTCCGAGAGCGGCTCCTGGAAGCGAACGTTCCCGTAATTAGTTTACGGGGCCGAACCAAATTCGAGATCACTGAACCATAG